A region of Chitinophaga horti DNA encodes the following proteins:
- a CDS encoding RagB/SusD family nutrient uptake outer membrane protein — MSSFFLTPDICKVDSLLYRLYPSNDLRKLLYFKSNADGTYQFRGNYNGTANEILFNGLAVDEIYLIRAECRAMRNDIDGAMSDLNALARKRYLQGTLVEFSATSIEEALRLIMMERRKELAFRGMRWSDLRRFNLNGMFKDTLFRRIDNSVFTLLPDAPGYVLGLTNRPR; from the coding sequence ATGTCTTCGTTTTTCTTAACGCCAGACATATGTAAGGTGGATAGTTTACTTTATCGGTTATATCCAAGCAACGACTTAAGAAAGCTTCTGTATTTCAAAAGCAATGCGGATGGGACTTATCAATTTAGGGGAAACTATAACGGTACAGCAAATGAGATTCTATTCAATGGATTGGCGGTTGACGAAATTTATTTGATTCGTGCAGAATGCCGTGCTATGCGTAACGACATTGATGGCGCAATGTCAGATCTTAATGCGTTAGCGCGAAAACGATACTTGCAGGGAACGCTCGTTGAATTTTCAGCAACGTCGATTGAAGAAGCACTGCGTTTGATCATGATGGAAAGAAGGAAGGAGCTTGCATTTAGGGGAATGAGGTGGAGTGATTTAAGGAGGTTCAACTTAAATGGTATGTTTAAGGATACATTGTTCAGGAGGATAGATAATTCCGTGTTTACCTTGCTGCCTGATGCCCCAGGATATGTGTTGGGGTTAACAAATCGACCAAGATGA
- a CDS encoding DEAD/DEAH box helicase produces MKFEQYNISPEIKRSLEDLGFKRPTDIQFKAIPSILNGDDVLAIAQTGTGKTAAFAIPVLHILQRKRRRIGRKEVRCLVMVPTRELAIQIAEVFETLAKYTKLNILGLFGGVEQAEQVKKLDQGVDVMIATPGRMFDLINQEHIDLSNLDILILDEADHMLDLGFIRDIRDVLKHIPRDHQTLFFSATIDKNIKELAYSVVRNAIRIQISPQDPVSKNVNHAVAFVEMDDKRFFLERLVGELPDAKILVFVRTKVRAERVFAAMERVGVKSLTMHGGKEQKDRLQVMEEFKKGDIKLLITTDVNARGIDIPNVDYVVNYDLPDVPENYVHRVGRTGRGVQRGQAVSFCSTEEKPLLEAIEAYIGKPVVVMKIDSQDYRETLSFSEDIPNDNWQLLLDEHEKELKNKKEKRSKQSLLPFLFTKHCSLTFYSHDQSFV; encoded by the coding sequence ATGAAGTTTGAACAATACAATATCTCACCGGAAATCAAACGCAGCCTGGAAGACTTAGGCTTTAAAAGGCCTACAGACATCCAGTTTAAGGCGATCCCCTCTATCCTGAATGGGGACGATGTGCTGGCCATCGCGCAAACCGGTACGGGTAAAACGGCGGCTTTCGCTATCCCGGTGTTGCATATCCTGCAACGCAAACGCCGCCGCATTGGCCGTAAAGAGGTGCGCTGCCTGGTGATGGTGCCCACCCGCGAACTGGCCATCCAGATCGCAGAGGTGTTTGAAACACTGGCTAAATACACGAAACTCAATATACTCGGCCTCTTCGGCGGGGTAGAACAAGCGGAACAGGTGAAAAAACTGGATCAGGGAGTAGATGTCATGATCGCCACGCCAGGCCGTATGTTCGACCTCATCAACCAGGAACATATCGACCTTAGTAATCTCGACATCCTCATCCTCGACGAGGCGGACCATATGCTCGACCTCGGCTTCATCCGCGATATCCGAGATGTGCTGAAGCATATCCCTCGCGATCATCAAACGCTGTTCTTCTCGGCAACGATCGATAAGAATATCAAGGAGTTGGCTTATTCGGTAGTAAGAAATGCGATTCGTATCCAGATATCACCGCAGGACCCGGTGTCTAAAAACGTAAATCATGCAGTGGCTTTCGTGGAGATGGACGATAAACGTTTTTTCCTGGAACGCCTGGTAGGAGAGCTGCCTGATGCAAAGATCCTCGTGTTCGTTCGTACAAAGGTGCGTGCCGAAAGGGTGTTCGCTGCTATGGAGCGTGTGGGCGTAAAGTCGCTGACAATGCACGGCGGCAAGGAGCAAAAAGATCGCCTGCAGGTGATGGAAGAGTTCAAAAAAGGAGATATTAAACTGCTGATTACCACGGATGTAAACGCCCGCGGTATCGACATTCCGAATGTAGATTATGTTGTGAATTATGACTTGCCCGATGTGCCGGAAAACTATGTACACCGCGTGGGTCGTACGGGTAGGGGGGTACAGCGCGGACAGGCAGTGTCGTTCTGCAGCACAGAAGAAAAACCGCTGCTCGAAGCCATAGAGGCCTATATCGGTAAGCCGGTAGTGGTCATGAAAATCGATAGCCAGGATTACCGTGAAACGCTCAGCTTCTCAGAGGATATTCCCAACGATAACTGGCAATTGCTGCTGGATGAACACGAGAAGGAGCTCAAAAACAAAAAAGAAAAAAGAAGTAAGCAAAGCCTACTTCCTTTTTTATTCACGAAACATTGTAGCCTGACGTTCTATTCCCACGATCAGTCCTTCGTCTAA